The Opisthocomus hoazin isolate bOpiHoa1 chromosome 20, bOpiHoa1.hap1, whole genome shotgun sequence genome window below encodes:
- the ACACA gene encoding acetyl-CoA carboxylase 1 isoform X5 — MEESSQPAKPLEMNPHSRFIIGSVSEDNSEDETSSLVKLDLLEEKERSLSPVSVCSDSLSDLGLPNAQDGLASHMRPSMSGLHLVKQGRDRKKVDVQRDFTVASPAEFVTRFGGTKVIEKVLIANNGIAAVKCMRSIRRWSYEMFRNERAIRFVVMVTPEDLKANAEYIKMADHYVPVPGGPNNNNYANVELILDIAKRIPVQAVWAGWGHASENPKLPELLHKNGIAFMGPPSQAMWALGDKIASSIVAQTAGIPTLPWSGSGLRVDWQENDLQKRILNVPQELYEKGYVKDADDGLRAAEEVGYPVMIKASEGGGGKGIRKVNNADDFPNLFRQVQAEVPGSPIFVMRLAKQSRHLEVQILADQYGNAISLFGRDCSVQRRHQKIIEEAPASIATSVVFEHMEQCAVKLAKMVGYVSAGTVEYLYSQDGSFYFLELNPRLQVEHPCTEMVADVNLPAAQLQIAMGIPLHRIKDIRVMYGVSPWGDASIDFENSAHVPCPRGHVIAARITSENPDEGFKPSSGTVQELNFRSNKNVWGYFSVAAAGGLHEFADSQFGHCFSWGENREEAISNMVVALKELSIRGDFRTTVEYLIKLLETESFQQNRIDTGWLDRLIAEKVQAERPDTMLGVVCGALHVADVSFRNSVSNFLHSLERGQVLPAHTLLNTVDVELIYEGRKYVLKVTRQSPNSYVVIMNSSCVEVDVHRLSDGGLLLSYDGSSYTTYMKEEVDRYRITIGNKTCVFEKENDPSILRSPSAGKLIQYVVEDGGHVFAGQCYAEIEPERKRCSCR, encoded by the exons GCCCAGTATGTCTGGTTTACACCTTGTAAAGCAAGGCCGGGACAGGAAGAAAGTTGACGTGCAGCGGGATTTCACTGTGGCTTCTCCAGCAGAATTTGTTACTCGTTTTGGCGGAACTAAAGTTATTGAGAAG GTCCTGATAGCAAACAATGGCATTGCAGCAGTGAAATGCATGAGATCCATCCGACGTTGGTCCTACGAGATGTTTCGAAATGAGCGGGCAATCAGATTTGTTGTCATGGTGACTCCCGAGGATCTGAAAGCGAATGCAG AATATATTAAAATGGCAGATCACTACGTCCCGGTTCCAGGAGGACCGAACAACAACAACTATGCAAATGTGGAACTCATTCTTGATATTGCGAAGCGGATTCCAGTGCAG gctgTATGGGCTGGCTGGGGCCATGCATCGGAGAACCCTAAACTACCAGAACTTCTCCACAAAAATGGGATTGCTTTCATGG GTCCTCCAAGCCAAGCAATGTGGGCCTTAGGAGATAAAATTGCTTCTTCCATAGTGGCTCAGACTGCCGGCATTCCAACTCTTCCTTGGAGCGGCAGTG GTCTGCGAGTGGACTGGCAGGAAAATGATCTTCAGAAACGCATCTTGAATGTTCCTCAGGAACTGTATGAAAAAGGCTACGTGAAAGATGCAGATGATGGGCTGCGG GCTGCTGAGGAGGTTGGCTACCCTGTCATGATCAAGGCgtctgaaggaggaggaggaaaaggaatcaGAAAAGTTAACAATGCAGATGACTTCCCCAACTTATTTAGACAG GTTCAAGCTGAAGTGCCAGGCTCTCCGATCTTTGTCATGAGACTAGCCAAGCAGTCCCGGCACCTGGAGGTGCAGATCCTGGCGGATCAGTATGGCAATGCCATCTCTCTCTTTGGCCGGGATTGCTCCGTGCAGCGCAGGCACCAGAAGATTATTGAGGAAGCACCCGCTTCTATTGCGACTTCGGTGGTGTTTGAGCACATGGAACAG TGTGCGGTGAAGCTTGCCAAGATGGTGGGGTATGTGAGTGCGGGCACTGTGGAATACCTGTACAGCCAGGACGGCAGCTTCTACTTTCTGGAGCTGAATCCCCGCCTGCAAGTGGAGCACCCCTGCACAGAGATGGTAGCTGACGTCAATCTGCCGGCAGCGCAGCTCCAG aTTGCCATGGGGATTCCCCTCCACAGGATCAAGGACATCCGAGTGATGTATGGCGTTTCACCATGGGGAGACGCATCTATTGATTTTGAGAATTCAGCCCATGTCCCCTGTCCACGTGGCCATGTCATTGCTGCGCGTATCACCAGTGAGAATCCTGATGAA GGATTTAAGCCCAGTTCTGGTACAGTTCAGGAACTGAATTTCCGCAGCAATAAGAACGTCTGGGGCTATTTCAGTGTTGCTGCAGCAGGAGGGCTTCATGAATTTGCTGATTCTCAGTTTGGTCACTGCTTCTCTTGGGGAGAAAATCGTGAAGAAGCCATCTC aaacatGGTAGTGGCTTTGAAGGAGCTGTCCATCCGAGGGGATTTCCGAACCACCGTGGAGTACTTGATTAAACTGTTGGAAACAGAAAGCTTCCAGCAGAACCGCATTGACACTGGCTGGTTGGATCGGCTCATTGCTGAGAAAGTTCAG GCTGAAAGGCCTGATACCATGCTGGGAGTGGTGTGTGGAGCTCTGCATGTGGCTGATGTGAGCTTCCGAAACAGCGTCTCAAACTTCCTGCACTCTCTAGAAAG GGGCCAGGTCCTGCCTGCTCATACTCTGCTAAACACTGTGGATGTGGAACTCATCTACGAAGGACGGAAGTATGTGCTGAAG GTGACCCGACAGTCTCCCAATTCCTACGTGGTCATCATGAACAGCTCGTGCGTGGAAGTGGACGTGCACCGCCTGAGCGATGGAGGCCTGCTCCTATCTTATGACGGTAGCAGCTATACTACCTACATGAAAGAAGAAGTGGACAG GTATCGCATCACTATAGGTAACAAGACCTGTGTGTTTGAGAAGGAGAATGATCCCTCCATTCTGCGCTCACCCTCGGCTGGGAAGCTTATCCAGTATGTGGTGGAGGATGGGGGACACGTGTTTGCAGGCCAGTGCTATGCAGAAATAGAG CCTGAACGCAAAAGGTGCTCATGCAG GTGA